One genomic region from Prevotella sp. Rep29 encodes:
- a CDS encoding glucosaminidase domain-containing protein, translating into MSIQSVKKYVSVLFLFAIAVATSAQVKWNQTFQNYIDQYKDLAIEQMLKHRIPASITLAQGLLESGAGRSELARKGNNHFGIKCHDWKGRTTYHDDDLNQECFRAYDNVYESYEDHSKFLCTKPRYSSLFKLKITDYKGWAHGLKAAGYATNPVYAKKLIEIIEVYRLHDYDYATTYDKFVMTHNAKDHPAETGGTLHTINICNRNYFLKARRGDTFKSIAKEVGISARKLARYNERHHKEPLAEGDVIFLKKKRTKADKAFKNRPHRVAAGESMYSIAQKYGIQLKSLYKKNRLAPATYVIRQGDLLRVY; encoded by the coding sequence ATGAGCATACAGTCAGTCAAAAAATACGTGTCAGTGCTTTTCCTGTTCGCCATCGCCGTGGCAACAAGTGCGCAGGTGAAGTGGAACCAGACTTTTCAGAACTATATCGACCAATATAAAGACCTTGCCATCGAGCAGATGCTGAAACATCGCATCCCTGCCAGCATTACCCTGGCGCAGGGACTGCTAGAGAGTGGGGCAGGGCGGAGCGAACTCGCACGCAAAGGCAACAACCATTTCGGCATCAAGTGTCACGACTGGAAGGGGCGCACCACCTATCATGACGACGACCTGAACCAAGAATGCTTCCGGGCATACGACAATGTCTATGAGAGCTATGAGGACCATAGCAAGTTTCTCTGTACGAAACCGCGCTACAGTTCGCTTTTCAAACTCAAGATAACCGACTACAAAGGCTGGGCGCACGGGCTCAAGGCGGCAGGCTATGCCACCAATCCCGTCTATGCAAAGAAGTTGATAGAGATTATAGAGGTCTATCGCCTGCACGACTACGACTATGCGACAACTTACGACAAGTTCGTCATGACCCACAACGCCAAGGATCATCCGGCAGAGACGGGCGGCACCCTGCACACCATCAACATCTGCAACCGCAATTATTTCCTGAAAGCGCGGCGTGGCGACACCTTCAAGTCCATCGCAAAAGAAGTGGGCATCTCAGCGCGCAAACTTGCCAGATACAACGAGCGCCACCACAAAGAGCCATTGGCAGAGGGTGACGTCATCTTCCTGAAGAAAAAGCGCACGAAGGCAGACAAAGCCTTCAAGAACCGTCCGCACCGCGTGGCAGCAGGAGAGAGCATGTATTCCATCGCCCAGAAATATGGCATACAGTTGAAGAGCCTTTACAAGAAAAACCGGCTCGCCCCGGCGACATACGTCATCAGGCAAGGCGACCTGCTGAGAGTCTATTGA
- a CDS encoding leucine-rich repeat domain-containing protein produces the protein MKTIKFKKNHEVRKGFIFLVFAVLCNLAVSAQTTFTIGNLKYTTTTDSTVSVGKNGTPTGDLVIPESVEHEGTQYSVTSIGSSAFQSCKSLTSVTIPNSVTSIGNQAFWFCEGLSSVTIPNSVTSIGNYAFSSCSGLTSITIPNSVTSIGENAFSGCSGLTSITIPNSVTSIEESAFSYCSGLTSITIPNSVTSIGQSAFSGCSSLTSVTIPNSVTSIGQSAFSGCSSLAEINVDENNTAYSSIDGVLFNKSQTELILYPRRKQGTYTIPNSVTSIGQSAFSGCSSLTSVTIPNSVTSIGQSAFSGCSSLAEINVDENNTAYSSIDGVLFNKSQTELILYPRRKQGTYTIPNSVTSIGDGAFSGCSSLTSVTIPNSVTSIGVSAFSNCTGLTSVIIGNSVTSIGWRAFSGCRGLTSVIIGNSVTSIGEVAFSGCTGLTSVTIPNSVTSIGLGAFWQCTGLTSVTIPNSVTSIGLGAFQECTGLTSVTIPNSVTSIGEVAFYKCSGLTDIYCHIEEPLWIDWSSFYHVPTHTCTLHVPIGSKVKYQAADVWKSFLNIVEDLPTGIVSIDNSQSTIDNDVWYTLNGVRLNGKPTIPGIYIVNGKRVVVK, from the coding sequence ATGAAAACAATCAAATTCAAAAAAAATCATGAAGTAAGAAAAGGTTTTATCTTTTTAGTTTTTGCGGTATTGTGTAATCTGGCTGTTTCAGCTCAAACAACATTTACTATTGGGAATTTAAAATATACTACGACGACAGACTCAACGGTAAGTGTAGGTAAAAATGGAACTCCTACAGGTGATTTGGTTATTCCTGAGAGCGTGGAACATGAAGGAACACAATATTCTGTGACGAGCATTGGAAGTTCTGCGTTCCAAAGTTGCAAAAGTCTGACTTCCGTTACTATTCCCAACTCTGTGACGAGCATTGGAAACCAAGCGTTCTGGTTTTGCGAAGGTCTATCTTCCGTCACTATTCCCAATTCCGTGACAAGCATTGGAAACTATGCGTTCTCTAGTTGCAGCGGTCTGACCTCCATCACCATCCCCAACTCCGTGACGAGCATTGGAGAGAATGCGTTCTCGGGTTGCAGCGGTCTGACCTCCATCACCATCCCCAACTCCGTGACGAGCATTGAAGAGTCAGCGTTCTCGTATTGCAGCGGTCTGACCTCCATCACCATCCCCAACTCCGTGACGAGCATTGGACAGTCCGCGTTCTCTGGTTGCAGCAGTCTGACCTCCGTGACCATACCCAACTCCGTGACGAGCATTGGACAGTCTGCGTTCTCTGGTTGCAGCAGCCTGGCAGAAATCAATGTAGATGAGAATAATACAGCCTATTCTTCTATTGATGGCGTTTTGTTTAATAAATCGCAAACAGAACTAATTCTATATCCAAGGAGGAAACAAGGAACATATACCATCCCCAACTCCGTGACGAGCATTGGACAGTCCGCGTTCTCTGGTTGCAGCAGTCTGACCTCCGTCACCATCCCCAACTCCGTGACGAGCATTGGACAGTCTGCGTTCTCTGGTTGCAGCAGCCTGGCAGAAATCAATGTAGATGAGAATAATACAGCCTATTCTTCTATTGATGGCGTTTTGTTTAATAAATCGCAAACAGAACTAATTCTATATCCAAGGAGGAAACAAGGAACATATACCATTCCCAACTCCGTGACGAGCATTGGAGATGGTGCGTTCTCTGGTTGCAGCAGTCTGACCTCCGTCACCATCCCCAACTCCGTGACGAGCATTGGAGTTTCTGCGTTCTCTAATTGCACCGGTCTGACCTCCGTCATCATTGGTAACTCTGTGACGAGCATTGGGTGGCGTGCGTTCTCTGGTTGCCGCGGTCTGACCTCCGTCATCATTGGTAACTCTGTAACGAGCATTGGAGAGGTTGCGTTCTCGGGTTGCACCGGTCTGACCTCCGTCACTATTCCCAACTCCGTGACGAGCATTGGTCTTGGTGCGTTCTGGCAATGCACCGGTCTGACCTCCGTCACTATTCCCAACTCCGTGACGAGCATTGGTCTTGGTGCGTTCCAAGAATGCACAGGTCTGACCTCCGTCACCATCCCCAACTCCGTGACGAGCATTGGAGAGGTTGCATTCTATAAATGCAGCGGTCTGACGGATATTTATTGCCATATAGAAGAACCGTTATGGATAGATTGGTCTTCTTTTTATCATGTTCCTACACACACCTGCACGCTTCATGTGCCTATCGGAAGCAAGGTGAAATACCAAGCAGCGGATGTTTGGAAGAGTTTCCTGAATATCGTTGAAGACTTGCCGACGGGCATTGTTTCAATTGATAATTCACAATCGACAATTGATAATGACGTTTGGTACACACTCAACGGCGTGCGGCTCAACGGCAAACCGACAATCCCGGGCATCTACATCGTTAACGGAAAACGAGTCGTGGTGAAATAA
- a CDS encoding type IX secretion system membrane protein PorP/SprF: MVRYYCVLRYRFVIILSLMMLFVQSAFAQYDPNFSHYFDMEPSYNPASVGKEAKINVTAAYALNFAGFENNPRTMYFGADIPFYAMKSYHGVGGQFMNDQIGAFKHQRLTVQYANKQRLFGGTLGIGIQAGLLLETFDGSKIDVVDTDDPVFTSGKLDGNAVDLGAGLYYMRGRWYVGASVLHITAPLIQLGERNELQVDRTYYLTGGYNIKLRNPFLTIHPSALLRTDGSNFRADVTARLVYTHEKRFMYAGVSYSPTNSVTAMIGGSLYGVNLGYSYEMYTGGISLGHGSHELVVSYKVDINLVKKGRNLHKSVRIL; the protein is encoded by the coding sequence ATTGTTCGTTATTATTGCGTGCTACGATACAGATTTGTTATCATATTGTCGTTGATGATGTTGTTTGTGCAAAGTGCTTTTGCGCAATACGACCCGAACTTCAGTCACTATTTTGACATGGAGCCTTCGTATAACCCCGCTTCGGTAGGCAAGGAGGCGAAAATCAACGTGACGGCTGCCTATGCGTTGAATTTTGCGGGTTTTGAGAACAATCCCCGCACGATGTATTTCGGAGCCGACATCCCGTTCTATGCGATGAAGTCGTATCACGGCGTGGGTGGTCAGTTCATGAACGACCAGATTGGCGCGTTCAAGCATCAGCGACTGACGGTGCAATATGCCAATAAGCAGCGCCTTTTTGGCGGGACGTTGGGCATCGGTATTCAGGCAGGGCTCCTGTTGGAGACGTTCGACGGCAGTAAGATTGACGTGGTAGATACGGATGACCCGGTGTTCACGTCCGGCAAGCTTGACGGCAATGCAGTTGACCTCGGCGCCGGTCTCTATTATATGCGCGGCAGATGGTATGTCGGTGCGTCGGTATTGCATATCACAGCCCCGCTGATTCAGTTGGGTGAGCGGAATGAGTTGCAGGTGGACAGGACATATTATTTGACGGGTGGATACAATATTAAGCTGAGAAATCCGTTTCTTACAATACATCCGTCCGCTTTGTTGCGCACCGACGGTTCGAATTTCCGGGCAGATGTGACCGCCCGCTTGGTCTATACCCACGAGAAGCGTTTCATGTATGCCGGCGTGAGTTACAGTCCGACCAATTCGGTGACAGCGATGATTGGCGGTTCGCTGTATGGAGTGAATCTCGGTTACAGCTATGAGATGTACACGGGTGGAATCAGTCTCGGACACGGTTCACACGAGCTGGTCGTCAGCTATAAGGTTGACATCAACCTGGTGAAAAAGGGCAGGAACCTTCACAAAAGTGTACGAATACTTTGA
- a CDS encoding SUMF1/EgtB/PvdO family nonheme iron enzyme: MKKRTILMALSLVSVIVLTGCFGGRAASSSGRGGEVVGVGGGKAFSEPSPYGMIMVKRGSLKMGVEKQDTLWGKQTPVKEISVDGFWMDDTEVTNSKYKQFVYWVRDSILRERLADPAYGGDETYKITEDKNGDPIKPYLNWKKPLPRKPNEDEQRAFESLYVTNPVTGEKLLDWRQLNYRYEIYDYTAAALRRNRLNPEERTLNTDIVVDAEEVVMISKDTAYVDDEGRIVRETINRPLSGPWDFLHTYIVNVYPDTTCWVNDFRNSDNEMYLRNYFSNPAYNNYPVVGVTWEQANAFCAWRTEYLLKGLGAEARYVQRYRLPTEAEWEYAARGKEGNEFPWDNELVKSGEGCFYANFKPDRGNYTMDGNLITSKVGIYGANSNGLYDMAGNVAEWTSTIYTEAGVDAMNDLNPQLKYNAAKEDPYRLKKKSVRGGSWKDPESYIRSAWRTWEYQNQPRSYIGFRCVRSLATSASTKQKASKIKSKRSRK, from the coding sequence ATGAAAAAGAGAACGATTTTAATGGCTCTAAGTCTTGTTTCAGTCATTGTGTTGACAGGCTGCTTCGGCGGCAGGGCTGCATCGTCGTCAGGTCGTGGCGGCGAGGTGGTCGGTGTCGGCGGCGGAAAAGCCTTTTCCGAACCCTCTCCCTATGGTATGATCATGGTGAAGAGAGGCAGCTTGAAGATGGGTGTCGAGAAGCAGGATACCCTTTGGGGCAAGCAGACGCCGGTGAAAGAAATCTCCGTAGATGGATTCTGGATGGATGATACGGAGGTGACCAATTCGAAGTACAAGCAATTTGTCTATTGGGTGCGCGACTCTATCCTCCGCGAGCGTTTGGCTGACCCGGCTTATGGCGGTGACGAAACCTATAAGATTACGGAAGACAAGAACGGTGACCCTATCAAGCCATATCTGAACTGGAAGAAGCCACTGCCCCGCAAGCCCAACGAGGACGAGCAGCGTGCATTTGAAAGTTTGTATGTGACGAATCCCGTGACGGGAGAGAAACTGCTTGATTGGCGCCAACTGAACTACCGCTATGAGATTTACGACTATACGGCAGCAGCACTGCGGCGCAACCGCCTGAATCCGGAAGAGCGCACGCTGAATACAGACATCGTGGTGGATGCCGAGGAAGTGGTTATGATATCGAAAGATACGGCGTATGTGGATGACGAGGGACGCATCGTGCGCGAGACCATCAACCGCCCGTTGAGCGGTCCCTGGGACTTCCTGCATACGTATATCGTGAATGTATATCCCGATACGACCTGCTGGGTGAACGATTTCCGCAATTCAGACAATGAAATGTATCTCCGCAACTATTTCAGCAATCCGGCTTACAACAATTATCCTGTCGTGGGCGTGACGTGGGAGCAGGCAAATGCTTTCTGTGCATGGCGAACGGAATATCTGCTGAAAGGCTTGGGAGCGGAGGCACGCTATGTGCAGCGTTATCGTCTTCCGACCGAGGCGGAATGGGAGTATGCTGCCCGCGGTAAGGAAGGCAACGAGTTTCCGTGGGACAATGAACTGGTCAAGAGCGGCGAAGGCTGCTTCTATGCCAACTTCAAGCCTGACCGTGGAAACTACACGATGGACGGAAACCTGATTACCAGCAAGGTGGGTATCTATGGCGCCAACTCAAACGGACTGTATGACATGGCTGGCAATGTGGCGGAATGGACCAGTACAATCTATACGGAGGCTGGTGTCGATGCAATGAACGACCTCAACCCGCAGCTGAAATACAATGCGGCAAAGGAAGACCCTTACCGCCTGAAGAAAAAGAGCGTGCGCGGTGGCTCATGGAAAGACCCGGAGTCGTATATTCGCTCGGCATGGCGTACATGGGAGTACCAGAACCAGCCACGTTCGTATATAGGCTTCCGCTGTGTGCGCAGCCTTGCGACATCAGCCAGCACAAAACAAAAGGCAAGTAAAATCAAAAGCAAAAGGAGTAGAAAATGA
- the gldL gene encoding gliding motility protein GldL, with translation MTEYSKYNFVYRMQKWMDSVPGQTFLNYAYSWGAAVVILGTLFKLTHLPGANLMLFLGMGTEVVVFFLSAFDRPFDKTSIGRELATSSSVKQEMEEELTEKPEMKQTSVGGTIVIGGGSQQVAFAENVAAGSDMPLEEHVTSGATASGGAWIADQQQMTPEMAMATGNYVEELKKLTEMLTKVNEQSARLTRDSEEMENLNRTLTGISKVYELQLKGASQQIGTIDQINEQTQKMAQQIEQLNKIYARMIEAMTVNMKVAAPVTKSLDDND, from the coding sequence ATGACAGAGTATAGTAAATATAATTTCGTCTATCGTATGCAGAAATGGATGGACAGCGTTCCTGGACAGACATTCTTGAACTATGCATACAGTTGGGGTGCCGCCGTCGTAATCCTCGGAACCCTTTTCAAACTGACTCACCTGCCGGGAGCTAACCTAATGCTGTTCCTGGGTATGGGCACGGAAGTCGTGGTGTTCTTCCTCTCAGCGTTCGACCGTCCGTTTGACAAGACATCCATCGGGCGTGAGCTTGCAACAAGTTCGAGCGTCAAGCAAGAGATGGAAGAGGAACTCACTGAAAAGCCGGAAATGAAACAGACATCTGTCGGTGGAACAATCGTTATCGGTGGCGGCTCACAGCAGGTGGCATTTGCTGAAAACGTTGCAGCCGGCAGTGATATGCCGCTCGAGGAACATGTTACTTCAGGTGCGACGGCATCGGGTGGCGCATGGATTGCCGACCAGCAGCAGATGACACCGGAAATGGCAATGGCAACAGGCAATTACGTGGAGGAACTCAAGAAACTCACGGAAATGCTCACGAAAGTGAATGAGCAGAGTGCGCGCCTCACCAGAGATTCGGAAGAGATGGAAAATCTCAACCGCACGCTCACCGGCATCAGCAAAGTATATGAATTGCAGTTGAAGGGTGCCAGTCAGCAGATTGGAACAATCGACCAAATAAACGAGCAGACGCAGAAGATGGCTCAGCAGATAGAGCAACTGAACAAGATTTATGCACGCATGATTGAGGCGATGACCGTAAACATGAAAGTTGCCGCACCCGTGACGAAGTCGCTCGACGATAATGATTAA
- the gldM gene encoding gliding motility protein GldM yields the protein MAIKKRPLSPRQKMINLMYVVLMAMLALNISTEVLNGFSIVEESLNRTTENSAKENLAVFSDLETQMKHNPEKVKAWFDKATAVKNMSDSLYNFAQQLKEAIVKEADGKKGDIKNIKNKDDLEAASHVMLAPGSGKGKALYDAINSYRTKILSMITDSMQRQIIASNLSTELPKNAMTMGKNWQEYHFEDMPVAAAVTLLSKLQSDIRYAEGEVLHTLVSSVDVKDIRVNQVDAFVIPEKTTLYPGERFSANIVMAAVDTTQHPEIYVNGVKVNSSTGTYSFTAGGIGQHSFSGYITMRNGSGEILRRDFTQKYEVISAPTGAAVAADLMNVLYAGYSNPMTVSVSGIPQNAVSMTMSGGTLTSKGSGRYVAVPTAVGKDAVFTVTANDKGKVRTMGTFTFKVRKLPDPTPYIAIGNDRFKGGGLAKASLMNVNTLSAAIDDGLLDIPFKVVSFHTVFYDNMGNAVPMASAGASFSQQQKEAYRKLSRNRRFYLTNITAIGPDGITRKLPGAMEIIVK from the coding sequence ATGGCAATTAAGAAAAGACCGTTATCTCCACGCCAAAAGATGATCAACCTCATGTATGTCGTCTTGATGGCAATGCTTGCGTTGAATATTTCAACGGAGGTGCTCAACGGTTTCTCGATTGTGGAAGAAAGCCTTAACCGGACGACGGAGAACTCTGCAAAGGAAAATCTGGCGGTGTTCAGTGACCTTGAGACACAGATGAAACACAATCCGGAGAAAGTGAAAGCGTGGTTCGATAAGGCAACGGCAGTGAAGAACATGAGTGATTCGCTGTACAACTTCGCACAGCAGCTGAAAGAAGCGATAGTGAAAGAGGCTGATGGCAAAAAGGGAGATATCAAGAATATTAAGAATAAAGACGATTTGGAAGCCGCAAGCCATGTGATGCTGGCACCAGGCTCGGGAAAAGGAAAGGCGCTGTATGATGCAATCAATTCGTACAGAACGAAAATCCTTTCGATGATAACCGACTCCATGCAGCGACAGATTATAGCAAGCAACCTTTCCACGGAATTGCCGAAAAATGCGATGACGATGGGGAAGAACTGGCAGGAATATCATTTTGAGGATATGCCTGTGGCGGCTGCTGTCACCTTGCTCTCAAAACTGCAAAGCGATATCCGCTATGCTGAGGGAGAAGTGCTCCACACATTGGTGTCGAGTGTGGATGTGAAAGACATCAGGGTCAATCAGGTGGATGCTTTCGTCATACCCGAAAAGACCACTTTATATCCAGGCGAGCGTTTTTCTGCAAATATCGTGATGGCAGCGGTGGACACCACCCAGCATCCTGAAATCTATGTCAACGGAGTGAAAGTCAATTCTTCAACGGGAACCTATTCGTTCACAGCCGGTGGAATCGGGCAGCACTCATTCAGCGGATATATCACGATGCGAAATGGTTCCGGCGAGATTCTTCGTCGCGATTTCACACAAAAGTATGAAGTGATATCAGCTCCTACAGGCGCTGCTGTCGCTGCCGACCTAATGAATGTGCTCTATGCGGGCTATTCCAATCCGATGACCGTTAGTGTGTCGGGCATTCCTCAGAATGCAGTGTCGATGACGATGAGCGGCGGTACCTTGACTTCAAAGGGTAGCGGACGCTATGTGGCAGTTCCCACAGCCGTAGGAAAAGACGCTGTCTTTACCGTGACGGCAAACGATAAGGGTAAGGTTCGCACGATGGGAACGTTCACCTTCAAAGTGCGCAAGCTGCCAGATCCGACTCCCTACATAGCGATAGGCAATGACCGCTTCAAAGGTGGCGGCTTGGCAAAGGCATCGCTGATGAATGTGAACACGCTGAGCGCGGCAATCGACGACGGCTTGCTGGACATTCCGTTCAAGGTGGTCAGCTTCCATACCGTGTTCTACGATAATATGGGTAATGCCGTTCCGATGGCGTCGGCAGGAGCATCATTCTCGCAACAGCAGAAAGAAGCCTACAGGAAACTTTCTCGAAACCGAAGATTCTATCTCACGAATATAACGGCAATAGGTCCCGACGGCATCACTCGCAAGCTTCCGGGAGCAATGGAAATAATAGTGAAATAA
- the gldN gene encoding gliding motility protein GldN yields MKRILYILFVACLAQSVSAQPAVRRNAQQQQPRSNADNMTTRARIDFPTAAPMSEDVVWRRDIYRHLNLEDDANAGLYYPVEPLGSQMNLFTYIFKQVMRGSRNGGIDAYEYRMDGNEVFTDSARIKPLNFLDNYHIYYERVNGRGIRIDNSDIPSREVKGYYLKESAYYDQGTSTFHRKVVAICPIMTREDDFGDVGTPYPLFWIRYDDIAPFLSKQMIMTSNLNNAATMSIDDYFTRNMYKGKIYKTTNMLGRTLAQYCPTDSAMAREQRRIEKELQDFEKTIYGDPALKDSLDSIAKVNVDGDKKVKTKATRRSRNTVKTRRSQGSSGSSAPRVSVRRERH; encoded by the coding sequence ATGAAACGAATATTGTATATATTATTTGTAGCATGTCTGGCACAGAGCGTTTCAGCTCAGCCGGCAGTCCGCAGGAATGCTCAACAGCAGCAACCCAGATCGAATGCGGACAACATGACAACCCGTGCACGGATAGACTTCCCGACAGCAGCTCCCATGTCTGAAGATGTTGTGTGGAGGCGCGATATCTATCGTCATCTCAATCTTGAGGATGATGCCAATGCCGGCTTGTATTATCCGGTTGAGCCGTTAGGTTCACAGATGAACCTTTTCACCTACATCTTCAAGCAAGTGATGAGAGGTAGCCGCAATGGAGGTATCGATGCCTATGAGTATCGCATGGACGGGAATGAAGTCTTTACGGACTCTGCGCGCATTAAACCGCTGAATTTCCTCGACAACTATCATATTTATTATGAGCGTGTGAATGGACGGGGAATACGTATCGACAACAGCGACATACCATCGCGAGAGGTGAAGGGCTATTATCTGAAGGAAAGTGCGTATTATGATCAAGGGACTTCCACTTTCCATCGGAAGGTTGTCGCTATCTGTCCAATCATGACACGCGAAGACGATTTCGGTGATGTGGGAACGCCATATCCCTTGTTCTGGATACGCTATGACGATATCGCTCCGTTCCTCAGCAAGCAGATGATCATGACCAGCAATCTGAATAATGCTGCAACCATGAGTATCGACGACTACTTTACCCGCAACATGTATAAGGGTAAAATCTACAAGACGACCAACATGCTCGGACGCACGCTTGCACAATATTGTCCGACAGATTCGGCAATGGCACGTGAGCAGCGGCGAATTGAGAAAGAATTGCAGGATTTCGAGAAGACGATATACGGCGACCCAGCCTTGAAAGATTCTCTCGACAGCATAGCAAAAGTGAATGTCGATGGCGATAAGAAAGTGAAAACAAAGGCAACGCGTCGAAGCAGAAATACTGTAAAGACACGTCGCTCGCAAGGCTCTTCAGGCAGTTCGGCTCCACGCGTTTCCGTACGCCGCGAGCGTCATTAA
- a CDS encoding porin family protein: protein MKKSYIIALVAFLFISVPAKSQIEFGVKGGLNISNFSFDKKVFDKSNQTGFFIGPTVKFSLPVVGFDISALYDQRSADLSVYMMSETLAKETIKQQQIVIPVNARFSFGLGETASIFFFAGPQFGFNLGDKSKKLFDEVAEWKLKTANFSINAGLGAMLLGHLQVSANYNIACGKTGEIELIDGIKDKANANVWQISLAYYF from the coding sequence ATGAAAAAGTCTTATATCATTGCACTGGTGGCATTTTTGTTCATTTCCGTGCCGGCGAAATCGCAAATCGAGTTTGGTGTTAAGGGTGGTCTTAACATTTCCAACTTTTCGTTTGATAAAAAAGTCTTTGACAAATCCAATCAGACGGGTTTCTTCATCGGTCCGACCGTAAAGTTTTCACTCCCTGTCGTTGGATTTGACATCTCCGCACTTTATGACCAGCGTTCGGCTGACTTGTCGGTTTATATGATGTCAGAGACTCTGGCAAAGGAGACCATCAAGCAACAGCAAATCGTTATCCCTGTAAATGCACGATTCAGTTTTGGGTTAGGAGAGACAGCCAGTATTTTCTTCTTCGCAGGTCCGCAATTTGGCTTTAATCTCGGTGACAAGAGCAAGAAATTGTTCGATGAGGTGGCGGAGTGGAAGTTGAAAACCGCGAACTTCAGTATCAATGCGGGACTCGGTGCGATGTTGTTAGGTCATTTGCAAGTTTCTGCAAACTACAATATTGCTTGCGGAAAGACAGGCGAAATAGAACTCATTGATGGAATTAAAGACAAGGCAAATGCAAATGTATGGCAAATTTCACTGGCTTATTACTTCTAA
- the argR gene encoding arginine repressor, translating into MKTKNERIETIKMLISSKELGSQEEVLKALKDEGYKVTQATLSRDLKQLKVAKAASMNGAYVYVLPNETMYKRVTTPRTAKEMLQHSGFISVNFAGNICVIKTRPGYASSIAYNIDNCHIPYILGTIAGDDTIILVIKEGTPKKAVIEELGVVIPNIH; encoded by the coding sequence ATGAAAACGAAAAATGAGAGAATAGAAACGATCAAGATGCTTATTTCCAGCAAAGAGCTTGGAAGTCAAGAGGAAGTCTTGAAGGCATTGAAGGATGAGGGGTACAAAGTGACCCAGGCGACATTAAGCCGTGATTTGAAGCAGCTTAAAGTTGCGAAGGCTGCAAGCATGAACGGTGCATACGTCTATGTGCTACCCAATGAGACGATGTATAAGCGTGTGACAACACCGCGTACTGCAAAAGAGATGTTGCAACACTCTGGTTTCATCTCAGTCAATTTCGCCGGTAACATTTGTGTAATCAAAACACGACCAGGATATGCGAGCAGCATCGCTTATAACATTGACAACTGTCATATCCCCTACATTCTCGGAACAATTGCGGGTGATGACACAATCATACTGGTCATCAAGGAAGGAACACCTAAGAAAGCAGTTATTGAAGAACTCGGAGTCGTTATTCCGAACATTCACTAA
- a CDS encoding Bax inhibitor-1/YccA family protein: protein MNEKNWEQMVREKERVGYDKMEMASLAFPALMRKVYLWMTLALAITGITAYGVANNSSLIWTLMENSWMLWGLLIVELALVFVISGMIKKLSLTTATILFIIYSLLNGVVFSSIFLVYTDASISKVFFITAGTFAAMSLIGYTTKRDLSSMGRILFMALIGLIIATIVNIFLKSSGLDMILSYLGVLIFVGLTAWDTQEIKNMLLECEEPNEEAQKIALLGSLSLYLDFINLFIYLLRIFGSRE, encoded by the coding sequence ATGAACGAAAAGAATTGGGAACAAATGGTCAGAGAGAAAGAACGCGTCGGTTACGACAAGATGGAAATGGCTTCCTTGGCTTTTCCGGCTTTGATGCGAAAAGTATATTTGTGGATGACGCTGGCTTTGGCAATTACCGGCATCACCGCCTATGGAGTAGCCAACAATTCAAGTCTCATCTGGACTTTAATGGAAAATTCATGGATGCTGTGGGGACTGCTCATTGTGGAACTGGCATTGGTTTTTGTCATTAGCGGGATGATAAAAAAATTGTCTCTCACTACGGCAACCATCCTTTTCATCATCTACTCACTCCTCAACGGCGTGGTCTTTTCGAGTATCTTCCTCGTCTATACAGACGCATCTATCAGCAAAGTGTTCTTTATTACCGCAGGAACATTTGCCGCGATGTCGCTCATCGGCTATACCACCAAACGCGACCTGTCGTCTATGGGAAGAATCCTGTTCATGGCACTCATCGGTCTTATCATTGCCACTATCGTGAATATATTCCTGAAAAGCAGTGGTCTGGACATGATTCTCAGCTATCTCGGCGTGCTGATTTTTGTCGGACTCACAGCATGGGACACCCAGGAAATCAAGAACATGCTACTCGAATGTGAAGAACCCAACGAAGAGGCGCAAAAGATAGCTCTCCTCGGTTCTTTGTCATTATATCTGGACTTTATCAACTTGTTCATCTATCTACTGCGCATATTCGGAAGCAGAGAGTAG